A region from the Sutcliffiella horikoshii genome encodes:
- a CDS encoding dipeptide epimerase, which translates to MKIQHVETFRTAVPLSKPFKTALRTVCVAEAVVVKITCDNGLVGWGEAPPTHVITGDSLDSIEYAIQQILKPVLLNENLVNYEPLLQKLHKSLVRNSSAKAAVDMAIYDCLAQHSRLPLYQYLGGDKSELETDFTVSVNSPKEMGEDAIGYVERGFRVLKVKVGKDDMVTDIARIREIRNRVGDTVEIRLDANQGWTAKEAIRGIRKMEDLGLNIELVEQPVIAHDMEGLKQVTDAVETPIMADESVFTSEDALQVLKTRSADLINIKLMKSGGIFQAEKINSIAEAFGVECMVGSMIETRLGITAAAHFAASKRNITRFDFDAPLMLAEDIVSGGIMYNGRTISFPDAHGLGISDVNVKGGVSIE; encoded by the coding sequence ATGAAAATACAGCACGTTGAGACGTTCCGTACCGCAGTACCTCTGTCAAAACCATTCAAAACAGCCTTGCGTACCGTATGTGTAGCGGAAGCAGTGGTGGTGAAGATCACATGTGACAACGGTCTGGTTGGTTGGGGAGAGGCACCACCTACACATGTCATCACAGGGGATAGCCTCGATAGTATTGAATACGCCATTCAACAAATTTTGAAACCGGTTCTTTTAAACGAGAATCTCGTAAACTATGAACCCTTGTTGCAGAAATTACATAAATCGCTTGTCCGAAATTCAAGTGCAAAGGCTGCAGTCGATATGGCCATCTATGATTGCTTGGCCCAACATAGCAGGCTGCCTCTGTATCAATATTTGGGAGGGGACAAAAGCGAGCTTGAAACAGATTTCACCGTCAGCGTCAATTCCCCGAAGGAAATGGGAGAGGACGCTATTGGTTATGTTGAGAGAGGTTTCCGTGTCCTAAAGGTAAAAGTCGGGAAAGACGATATGGTGACAGATATTGCTAGAATAAGAGAAATCAGAAACCGTGTAGGAGACACAGTTGAGATTCGCCTTGACGCAAACCAAGGATGGACAGCTAAGGAAGCCATACGCGGGATTCGCAAAATGGAAGATCTGGGATTAAATATCGAACTTGTGGAACAACCTGTCATCGCCCATGATATGGAAGGATTGAAACAGGTAACCGACGCAGTGGAAACGCCAATCATGGCGGATGAGAGTGTCTTTACTTCTGAGGATGCACTTCAAGTACTTAAAACGCGCAGTGCCGACCTGATCAATATTAAATTAATGAAATCAGGTGGCATTTTCCAGGCGGAAAAGATTAATAGTATCGCAGAGGCCTTTGGAGTCGAGTGCATGGTAGGGAGCATGATTGAAACGAGACTAGGCATCACGGCTGCCGCCCATTTTGCCGCGAGTAAGCGCAATATCACACGATTTGATTTTGATGCACCGCTTATGCTGGCAGAAGATATCGTATCAGGCGGTATCATGTATAACGGCCGTACAATTAGTTTTCCAGATGCTCATGGATTAGGAATTAGTGATGTTAATGTCAAAGGAGGAGTCAGCATTGAGTAA
- a CDS encoding LD-carboxypeptidase, giving the protein MKGEEWENMKPLRLKKGDTVGVIAPASPPKQEKLQRALPFLEEELGLKIKMGKYVDAPYGYLASKDEEKLEDLHAMFQDDEVKAIFCACGGFGTARIASNIDYDIIKNNPKIFWGYSDITFLHQAFYQQAGLTSFHGPMLSSDIGLDSIHPLSKAYFQQLFDPTEIVYTEKFSPLEVMNEGVATGELVGGNLTLLVSSLGTPFELQTKGKILFFEDIDEQPYKVDRMLNQLKMAGKFADAEGIVIGDFHNCVPDEGKASLTLEEVISQHVKDAGKPTMSGFQFGHCSPNIAIPHGAKAELNTYNKTLTIQAGVE; this is encoded by the coding sequence ATTAAAGGAGAGGAGTGGGAAAACATGAAGCCGCTGCGTTTGAAAAAAGGAGACACGGTTGGTGTCATCGCCCCTGCAAGTCCACCAAAACAAGAGAAGTTGCAACGGGCACTTCCTTTTTTGGAAGAGGAACTGGGACTAAAAATAAAGATGGGTAAATATGTGGATGCTCCCTACGGCTACCTTGCATCCAAGGACGAAGAAAAACTAGAGGATCTCCATGCCATGTTTCAGGATGATGAGGTAAAGGCGATTTTCTGTGCATGCGGGGGATTTGGGACGGCAAGGATCGCGTCCAACATAGATTATGACATTATAAAAAATAATCCCAAAATCTTCTGGGGTTACAGTGATATCACTTTTTTACATCAGGCATTTTACCAGCAGGCCGGATTAACTTCCTTTCATGGGCCAATGTTGAGCTCGGATATCGGGCTTGATAGCATCCACCCTCTATCAAAAGCTTATTTTCAACAGTTATTTGACCCAACGGAAATAGTATATACTGAAAAATTCTCTCCACTTGAAGTGATGAACGAGGGAGTTGCAACAGGAGAGCTTGTTGGCGGGAACTTAACTTTGCTTGTAAGTTCACTTGGAACCCCGTTTGAATTGCAGACGAAGGGCAAAATCCTCTTTTTTGAAGATATTGATGAACAGCCATACAAAGTGGACAGAATGCTCAACCAGTTGAAAATGGCCGGTAAGTTCGCCGACGCGGAAGGTATTGTTATTGGGGACTTCCATAATTGTGTGCCGGATGAGGGAAAGGCATCCTTGACGCTTGAGGAAGTTATTTCTCAACACGTAAAAGATGCAGGAAAACCGACAATGAGCGGGTTCCAATTTGGGCATTGCTCTCCAAATATCGCCATTCCACACGGGGCAAAAGCGGAATTGAACACATACAACAAGACATTGACCATCCAAGCAGGAGTGGAGTGA
- a CDS encoding peptide ABC transporter substrate-binding protein has translation MKKVLSLLMTAMLVFVLAACTASNNAGTDTSDNSNNDSASGEKVLRLNNGSEPTSLDPPIGFDSYSWNALNNLMEGLTRLNDEHLPQEATAEKWDVSEDGKTYTFYIRDNAKWSNGDDVTAGDFEFAWKRLLNPETASPAAFLGYFIEGGEAYNNGEGSADDVKVKAVDEKTLEVTLVAPQTYFLSVITNPAFFPINEKVATENPEWFAEAESFVGNGPFNLAEWEHESHFVMAKNDQYWDADTVKLDKVHWAIVNDTNTEYQMYQAGDLDTSGVPADASEALFAEGKVNIGEQAGTYFFRFGVDKEPFQNANIRKAFAMAVNQKDIVDYVTKRGEEAAKGFVSSGFTDPSGKDFREANGDLVTFNAEEAKALLEKGMEEEGYETLPEVTLTYNTSDEHKRIAETMQQMFKDNLGVDVKLANMEWNVFLDMQTALEFQFSRSSFLADYADPINFLENFQTGHSMNRTGWSNSNYDELIQSALNETDEAARYEQMYEAEKVLFEDMPIIPLYFYNHVYLQNEAVKGIVRHPVGYIELKWADKE, from the coding sequence ATGAAAAAGGTATTGTCATTACTAATGACCGCCATGCTAGTATTCGTCTTAGCTGCATGTACAGCAAGCAACAACGCAGGCACCGACACAAGCGATAACTCAAACAACGACAGCGCATCAGGAGAAAAGGTACTTCGCCTGAACAACGGATCCGAACCAACATCACTTGATCCGCCAATCGGCTTTGACTCCTATTCCTGGAACGCACTAAACAACTTGATGGAAGGTCTGACTCGCTTAAATGACGAGCACCTGCCACAAGAAGCGACAGCGGAGAAATGGGATGTGTCCGAAGACGGCAAAACGTACACGTTCTATATCCGTGACAATGCAAAATGGTCGAACGGGGACGATGTGACTGCGGGTGACTTTGAATTCGCATGGAAGCGTCTTTTAAACCCTGAAACAGCATCTCCAGCTGCCTTCCTTGGTTACTTCATCGAGGGTGGGGAAGCTTACAACAACGGAGAAGGCTCTGCTGACGACGTGAAAGTTAAAGCAGTTGACGAAAAAACATTGGAAGTGACACTTGTTGCTCCACAAACATATTTCCTAAGCGTTATCACTAATCCAGCCTTCTTCCCAATTAATGAGAAGGTTGCTACTGAAAATCCAGAGTGGTTTGCTGAAGCGGAATCTTTTGTAGGAAATGGTCCGTTTAACCTTGCTGAGTGGGAGCATGAAAGCCACTTTGTTATGGCTAAGAATGACCAATATTGGGATGCAGACACGGTAAAGTTGGATAAAGTTCATTGGGCGATTGTAAATGATACGAATACAGAATATCAAATGTACCAAGCGGGTGATCTGGATACTTCAGGAGTGCCGGCTGATGCAAGTGAAGCATTATTTGCAGAAGGAAAAGTAAATATTGGCGAGCAGGCTGGTACGTACTTCTTCCGATTTGGAGTAGACAAAGAGCCATTCCAAAATGCAAACATCAGAAAGGCATTCGCAATGGCAGTCAATCAGAAGGATATTGTTGATTATGTGACAAAGCGTGGAGAAGAAGCGGCTAAAGGATTTGTCTCTTCAGGATTCACAGATCCATCCGGAAAAGATTTCCGTGAAGCAAATGGAGACCTTGTTACATTTAATGCGGAAGAAGCAAAAGCATTATTGGAAAAAGGAATGGAAGAAGAAGGGTATGAAACATTACCTGAAGTAACTTTAACGTATAACACAAGTGATGAGCATAAACGTATCGCTGAAACGATGCAACAAATGTTCAAGGACAATCTTGGAGTCGATGTGAAGCTTGCCAACATGGAATGGAACGTGTTCCTTGATATGCAAACGGCACTTGAATTCCAATTTTCCCGCAGCTCATTCTTAGCGGATTATGCTGACCCTATCAACTTCCTAGAGAACTTCCAAACTGGTCATTCCATGAACCGTACAGGTTGGAGTAACTCGAACTATGATGAACTAATTCAATCTGCGTTGAATGAAACAGATGAAGCAGCTCGCTATGAGCAAATGTACGAAGCGGAGAAAGTGTTGTTCGAAGACATGCCTATCATTCCGTTGTATTTCTATAACCACGTATATCTTCAAAACGAAGCAGTAAAAGGAATTGTTCGTCACCCTGTTGGATACATCGAACTTAAATGGGCGGACAAAGAGTAA
- a CDS encoding ABC transporter ATP-binding protein: MEKVLEVKDLHVSFTTYGGEVKAVRGVSFDLHKGETLAIVGESGCGKSVTSQSIMRLIPQPPGRITQGSVLFKGKDLTKVSEPEMRKIRGADISMIFQDPMTALNPTLTVGDQIMEGIIQHKKVSKAEAKKQAVDMLNLVGIPSPTERLKQYPHQFSGGMRQRIVIAMALVCQPEVLIADEPTTALDVTIQAQILNLFKDIQRKTGVSIIIITHDLGVVAQVADRVAVMYAGKIVESGNRREIFYRGEHPYTKGLLNSVPRLDLEDEELVPIIGSPPDLFSPPTGCAFAARCEYAMEVCERVYPMKTHLSEEHHVDCWLQDPRASKPVKTVISTIR, encoded by the coding sequence ATGGAAAAAGTACTGGAAGTAAAAGACTTACATGTTTCCTTTACGACGTATGGGGGAGAGGTAAAAGCGGTCCGGGGAGTGAGTTTTGATTTGCATAAAGGAGAGACGCTCGCAATTGTTGGAGAGTCGGGCTGCGGGAAAAGTGTGACGTCCCAAAGTATTATGCGCTTGATTCCACAACCGCCAGGACGAATCACGCAAGGATCTGTTCTTTTCAAAGGAAAAGACCTGACTAAAGTATCCGAACCGGAAATGAGGAAAATTCGGGGGGCAGATATCTCGATGATTTTCCAAGACCCCATGACAGCATTGAACCCTACCTTGACGGTTGGGGATCAGATCATGGAAGGGATCATCCAGCATAAGAAAGTTTCTAAAGCAGAAGCGAAGAAACAGGCGGTGGATATGCTGAATCTTGTCGGGATACCAAGTCCAACTGAACGGTTGAAACAATATCCGCACCAGTTCAGTGGAGGTATGAGACAACGTATCGTGATTGCGATGGCGCTTGTCTGCCAGCCGGAAGTTCTGATAGCAGATGAACCTACAACGGCGCTTGATGTGACGATCCAAGCTCAGATCTTAAATCTATTCAAGGATATTCAAAGGAAAACCGGGGTTTCCATCATCATTATCACGCATGATTTAGGAGTGGTAGCGCAAGTGGCAGACCGTGTGGCCGTCATGTATGCAGGGAAGATAGTGGAGTCTGGAAATAGGAGAGAAATCTTCTACAGGGGAGAGCATCCATATACGAAAGGTCTATTAAACTCCGTTCCCCGTCTCGATTTAGAAGACGAAGAGCTGGTCCCTATTATTGGATCTCCGCCTGACCTATTTTCACCACCGACAGGCTGTGCATTCGCAGCAAGATGCGAGTATGCCATGGAAGTGTGCGAAAGAGTATATCCGATGAAGACACATCTGTCCGAGGAACATCACGTCGACTGCTGGCTCCAGGACCCACGAGCCTCTAAGCCAGTAAAAACAGTGATTTCTACTATAAGGTAA
- a CDS encoding ABC transporter permease produces the protein MAQRKLQENNQNPVPDEWFKPVDKNKGEAEAVVRPSLSYWQDAWRRLVKNKLAMAGLVFLLFLTIIAIFGPIFSPYSVMQTNLPNQNQPPSSTHFFGTDELGRDVFTRTWYGARISLFVGLMAALIDFIIGVIYGGIAGYKGGRTDNAMMRVVEVLYGLPYLLVVILLMVVMGPGLLTIIIALTVTGWVGMARIVRGQVLQIKNYEFVLASKTFGTKTSRIIRKNLLPNTMGPIIVQMTLTVPAAIFAEAFLSFLGLGVSAPYASWGVMANDGLSTIISGHWWRLFFPAFFISMTMFAFNVFGDGLQDALDPKLRR, from the coding sequence ATGGCGCAGCGTAAACTTCAAGAAAACAACCAAAATCCTGTTCCAGATGAATGGTTCAAACCCGTTGATAAAAACAAGGGAGAGGCAGAAGCTGTAGTCCGTCCGAGTCTGTCTTATTGGCAGGATGCTTGGCGCCGATTGGTTAAGAACAAACTCGCGATGGCAGGGTTGGTCTTTCTTTTATTCTTGACCATCATTGCCATCTTCGGTCCGATTTTTTCGCCTTATAGTGTCATGCAGACAAATTTACCAAACCAAAATCAGCCCCCGTCATCCACCCATTTCTTTGGTACAGATGAATTGGGGAGAGATGTTTTCACTCGTACCTGGTATGGTGCAAGGATTTCCTTGTTTGTCGGTTTAATGGCTGCATTGATTGACTTTATCATTGGTGTTATTTACGGGGGAATCGCGGGATACAAGGGTGGCAGAACCGATAATGCAATGATGCGTGTGGTGGAAGTTTTATACGGTCTTCCGTATCTATTGGTCGTAATTCTATTAATGGTTGTAATGGGTCCGGGATTATTAACTATTATCATCGCACTAACCGTAACCGGATGGGTTGGAATGGCAAGGATTGTCCGGGGGCAGGTACTGCAAATAAAAAATTATGAGTTTGTGCTTGCGTCCAAAACATTTGGAACGAAGACTTCCCGGATAATCAGAAAAAATCTTCTTCCTAATACGATGGGACCCATCATTGTCCAAATGACATTGACGGTACCGGCTGCAATTTTCGCAGAAGCATTTTTAAGCTTTCTTGGTCTAGGTGTTAGTGCCCCATATGCCAGTTGGGGTGTGATGGCCAATGATGGTTTATCAACTATTATTTCAGGACATTGGTGGCGCCTGTTCTTCCCGGCATTTTTCATCTCCATGACCATGTTTGCATTTAACGTGTTTGGAGACGGATTACAAGACGCACTAGATCCAAAGCTGAGGAGGTAA
- a CDS encoding ABC transporter permease, translating to MGTFIAKRLLAMLITLWVIITLTFFLMHAIPGSPLNEERSTSDVVQRNLEAHYHLDKPVPVQYVMYLKTLVTLDFGPSIKQPSQTVNDMLGRGFPISFELGMITLTIAVISGIFLGVIAALKRNGVIDYLAMTFAVFGISIPNFVLATVLIQHVAVNWGWLPPATWSSWKHMILPTLALSTGPMAIIARLTRASMMEVLTQDYIRTAKAKGLSPVKIVFKHALRNALLPVVTILGTLAAGILTGTFVIEKIFAIPGMGKYFVESINTRDYPVIMGTTVFYSAFLILMLFLVDIAYGILDPRIKLHKKEGN from the coding sequence ATGGGAACATTTATAGCAAAACGATTACTAGCAATGCTCATTACTTTATGGGTCATCATCACGTTGACGTTCTTCTTGATGCATGCCATACCGGGTTCTCCGCTCAATGAAGAGCGCTCTACAAGCGATGTAGTCCAACGTAACCTTGAAGCGCACTATCATTTGGACAAGCCGGTACCAGTTCAGTATGTGATGTATTTAAAAACGTTAGTGACCCTGGATTTTGGTCCGTCCATTAAACAACCGTCCCAGACAGTGAATGATATGTTGGGGAGAGGTTTCCCAATTTCTTTCGAGCTTGGGATGATCACCTTAACGATTGCCGTTATTTCAGGCATTTTTCTTGGAGTGATAGCAGCACTTAAACGCAATGGCGTTATTGATTATCTGGCGATGACTTTTGCCGTTTTCGGAATTTCCATACCCAATTTTGTCCTTGCAACCGTGTTGATCCAACATGTTGCTGTCAACTGGGGCTGGCTTCCGCCTGCCACTTGGTCAAGCTGGAAGCATATGATTTTGCCGACATTAGCTCTTTCAACAGGTCCGATGGCAATCATTGCGAGATTGACGAGAGCCAGCATGATGGAAGTGTTAACACAAGATTACATTCGGACTGCAAAAGCAAAGGGCCTGTCGCCGGTGAAAATAGTATTCAAACATGCGCTTCGTAACGCATTATTGCCGGTTGTCACCATTCTGGGTACCCTTGCCGCGGGGATTTTGACCGGTACATTTGTTATCGAGAAAATATTTGCCATTCCAGGCATGGGCAAATATTTTGTGGAAAGCATCAATACCCGTGACTATCCAGTCATTATGGGCACGACAGTATTTTATAGTGCATTCTTGATTTTGATGCTTTTTCTTGTAGATATAGCTTACGGGATATTAGACCCTCGTATTAAGCTTCATAAAAAGGAGGGGAACTAA
- a CDS encoding M55 family metallopeptidase: MNLYISVDMEGISGLVDHTHVDSRLHNYERGRKIMTQEANAVVTTAFDKGFKEVVINDSHSKMNNILIEELHPETKLITGDVKPYSMVQGLDDSFDAVIFVGYHARASMKGVMTHSMIFGVRNMYINDVQVGELGFNAYVAGYYGVPVIMVAGDDQTALEAESLIPGIHCAVVKEAASRSAAKSLTPIKAQELIKERTSKALDDIHNIKPLIPPEHPTLRIEFANYGQAEWANLMPGTEIEPGTTVVKFQAKDIKEAYQAMLVMTELAMRTTFC; this comes from the coding sequence GTGAATTTATATATTTCGGTTGATATGGAAGGGATTAGTGGACTGGTGGATCATACCCACGTAGACTCCAGATTGCATAATTATGAGCGAGGTCGAAAAATAATGACCCAGGAAGCGAATGCAGTCGTGACGACAGCTTTTGATAAGGGCTTTAAGGAGGTCGTCATCAATGACAGTCATTCCAAAATGAATAACATATTGATTGAAGAACTTCATCCCGAAACAAAGCTGATAACTGGTGATGTAAAGCCGTATTCCATGGTTCAGGGGTTGGATGACAGCTTCGATGCAGTTATTTTTGTAGGATACCATGCCAGGGCATCCATGAAAGGTGTCATGACTCACTCCATGATTTTTGGTGTGAGAAATATGTACATAAATGATGTGCAAGTGGGAGAATTAGGATTTAATGCCTATGTAGCTGGCTATTATGGTGTACCGGTCATCATGGTGGCAGGAGATGACCAAACGGCACTTGAAGCCGAAAGCCTCATCCCTGGAATACATTGTGCGGTTGTCAAGGAAGCGGCTTCACGTTCCGCTGCGAAATCACTTACTCCGATTAAAGCACAAGAGCTAATTAAAGAAAGAACGTCAAAGGCATTGGATGACATACATAATATAAAACCGTTGATACCGCCTGAGCATCCAACACTTCGCATTGAATTTGCCAATTACGGACAAGCGGAATGGGCAAACCTGATGCCAGGAACGGAAATAGAGCCTGGGACGACCGTCGTCAAGTTTCAGGCAAAAGATATCAAAGAAGCCTATCAAGCCATGCTTGTAATGACAGAATTGGCAATGAGAACGACATTCTGTTGA
- a CDS encoding type 1 glutamine amidotransferase domain-containing protein produces the protein MSKKIAVLLTNEFEDSEYTEPAKAFKEAGHELTVIEKSKGETIKGKTDGVEITTDAGIDDVTPGDFDALLIPGGFSPDILRADDRFVSFTKTFMDDQKPVFAICHGPQLLITAEALKGRDITGFTSIKVDLQNGGAHYHDKEVVVCHDQLVSSRTPDDIPAFIRESLKLLK, from the coding sequence ATGAGTAAAAAAATCGCAGTACTACTAACAAATGAATTTGAAGACTCCGAGTACACAGAACCCGCAAAAGCCTTTAAAGAAGCAGGACATGAATTAACCGTAATCGAAAAATCAAAAGGTGAAACAATAAAAGGGAAAACAGATGGAGTCGAAATTACAACAGATGCCGGAATTGATGATGTAACTCCAGGAGACTTCGATGCACTATTAATACCTGGAGGGTTCTCCCCAGACATCCTCAGAGCAGATGATCGATTTGTTTCATTTACTAAAACGTTCATGGATGATCAAAAGCCTGTTTTTGCCATCTGCCATGGACCACAATTACTTATTACAGCAGAAGCGCTGAAAGGAAGAGACATCACCGGATTTACTTCCATAAAAGTAGATCTGCAAAATGGAGGCGCTCACTATCACGACAAAGAAGTAGTTGTCTGTCATGACCAATTAGTTTCAAGCCGGACACCAGACGACATTCCTGCATTCATCCGAGAATCGTTGAAGCTTCTAAAATAG
- a CDS encoding lysine N(6)-hydroxylase/L-ornithine N(5)-oxygenase family protein: MSENRTYDLIGIGIGPFNLGLAALVDGVPSISTIFFDKEEAFNWHPGMLIEQSDLQVPFLADLVSFADPTNKYSFLNYVHKQNRLFQFFFYRRFDIPRREYNLYAKWVSENLQNCHFQSEVISVEYTNDMYGVKVKRTDTGEVSIYYAKHVVVGTGSIPFIPDGIEKNEQIVHTSEYLHKEKEMKASNSIVVVGSGQSAAEVFYELLEEQKHNKYSLKWYTRSSIFSQLESAKLGQEVFSPDYVQYFQGLSYEKRKEALNRLDTVRNGVDKETLVKIYDLLYNRSVEGRDEKITIQPLTEVKSINESNGVLEVSCKQWEKEMDFKVKADYVVLATGYKPHIPQWIWDKKEELVWENEKEFKVDEMYRLVWKEPRSHHMYISTNLEHSHGTAATNLSLAVMRNQTIINDVAKREIYPIQKDAVFQQFMPDA, translated from the coding sequence ATGTCCGAGAATAGAACCTATGACCTTATTGGTATTGGGATAGGGCCATTTAATTTGGGGTTAGCGGCATTAGTTGATGGTGTACCAAGTATTTCAACTATCTTTTTTGATAAAGAAGAAGCATTCAACTGGCATCCAGGTATGCTTATTGAACAATCTGACTTGCAGGTCCCTTTTCTTGCAGATTTGGTTTCATTTGCTGATCCAACAAATAAGTACAGCTTTTTAAACTATGTACATAAGCAAAATCGATTATTTCAATTCTTCTTTTACCGCCGCTTTGACATTCCAAGGAGAGAATACAATTTATATGCTAAATGGGTATCGGAGAACCTGCAGAACTGTCACTTTCAATCCGAGGTAATTTCAGTAGAATATACAAACGATATGTATGGTGTAAAAGTAAAGCGAACCGATACAGGAGAAGTCAGCATTTACTATGCCAAACATGTAGTAGTAGGGACAGGAAGTATCCCATTCATACCGGATGGCATCGAGAAAAATGAACAGATTGTGCATACAAGTGAATATTTACATAAAGAAAAAGAAATGAAGGCTTCTAACTCAATAGTGGTTGTTGGATCAGGACAAAGTGCAGCGGAGGTTTTCTATGAACTATTGGAGGAACAAAAGCATAATAAGTATTCGTTAAAATGGTATACACGTTCCTCTATATTTTCTCAGCTTGAAAGTGCAAAGCTTGGACAGGAAGTCTTTTCGCCTGATTATGTGCAGTATTTTCAAGGACTTTCTTATGAAAAAAGAAAAGAGGCATTAAATCGACTGGATACTGTCCGTAATGGGGTAGACAAAGAAACATTGGTCAAAATCTATGACTTGCTTTATAACAGATCTGTCGAAGGGCGAGATGAAAAAATCACCATTCAGCCGTTAACGGAAGTGAAGTCAATAAACGAGAGTAATGGAGTATTAGAAGTGTCATGCAAGCAGTGGGAGAAAGAAATGGACTTCAAGGTGAAAGCAGATTATGTGGTATTGGCAACAGGCTATAAACCGCATATCCCACAATGGATCTGGGATAAGAAGGAAGAACTGGTGTGGGAAAATGAAAAAGAATTTAAAGTCGATGAAATGTACCGTTTAGTTTGGAAGGAACCGAGAAGTCATCATATGTATATCTCCACTAACCTTGAACACTCACATGGTACAGCAGCCACCAATTTGAGCCTTGCCGTTATGAGAAACCAGACGATAATCAATGATGTGGCCAAAAGAGAAATATATCCAATCCAAAAAGATGCCGTCTTCCAGCAATTCATGCCCGATGCGTAA
- a CDS encoding ATP-binding protein produces MKRKWLKFIPLIYLFFGIVWIGLTDYWIYVLKQNNNNDIAEYINLLKGWLFILITTLLLYLMLKKHAALKELEQKEQELSTLINNMPDFVCFKDGQGRWLQTNEYGLALYDLQDVDYKGKTDIELGVFSPHFMEAFEYCMKTDEQTWKEGKISREEESFCLEDGERKTFDVIKVPLFYADGRRKALVTIGRDISSLKRTEQLLVTKEKLSVVGELSAGIAHEIKNPLTSIKGFIQLIQRSGKANKNHVEMVLSEIDRINDIVSELLVLSKPQTKELKLIPILEVLQYVIKLVENEAVINNISFSIEDIGPDTMVRGDKNNLKQVFINLIKNSMEAMPDGGTIMITGLPENDGRKSIQVKDDGIGISSSNMDNIGNPFFTSKEKGMGLGLTITKKIIEEHQGTIHIDSKEGKGTTVTIDLPTQ; encoded by the coding sequence ATGAAGAGGAAATGGCTGAAGTTTATACCTTTAATCTATCTGTTTTTTGGAATCGTATGGATCGGGCTGACAGATTATTGGATATACGTTTTAAAGCAAAATAACAATAACGATATAGCAGAATATATCAACCTGTTAAAAGGTTGGCTTTTTATACTGATCACTACACTATTATTATATTTGATGTTGAAAAAGCATGCTGCATTGAAAGAACTTGAACAAAAGGAACAAGAACTTTCAACTTTAATAAACAATATGCCTGACTTTGTTTGCTTTAAAGATGGACAAGGTAGATGGTTGCAAACAAATGAATATGGGCTGGCTCTTTATGACTTACAAGATGTAGATTATAAAGGGAAGACAGATATAGAATTAGGAGTCTTTTCTCCACATTTCATGGAGGCTTTTGAATACTGTATGAAAACAGACGAGCAAACTTGGAAGGAAGGGAAGATTTCACGGGAAGAGGAATCTTTCTGCCTTGAAGACGGGGAGAGGAAGACGTTTGATGTGATTAAGGTGCCTTTGTTTTATGCCGATGGACGAAGAAAAGCACTTGTTACTATAGGCAGGGACATATCATCTCTGAAAAGAACAGAACAACTGCTGGTAACAAAAGAAAAATTATCGGTAGTTGGCGAACTATCTGCAGGTATTGCCCATGAAATAAAAAATCCATTAACGTCTATTAAAGGATTTATTCAATTAATCCAACGATCAGGAAAAGCAAACAAAAATCATGTGGAAATGGTGCTATCTGAAATTGATAGAATAAATGATATTGTATCGGAGCTGCTAGTTCTATCGAAACCTCAAACAAAAGAACTGAAGCTTATTCCAATATTGGAAGTTCTACAATATGTAATAAAATTGGTGGAAAATGAGGCTGTTATTAATAATATTTCTTTTTCCATTGAAGATATTGGCCCTGATACGATGGTTAGAGGGGATAAGAATAACCTGAAGCAAGTTTTCATCAACCTTATCAAAAACTCCATGGAAGCGATGCCTGACGGGGGAACGATAATGATTACCGGGTTGCCGGAGAATGATGGTAGAAAAAGTATTCAAGTCAAAGATGACGGGATAGGAATTTCATCCTCTAACATGGATAATATCGGCAATCCCTTCTTCACTTCCAAGGAAAAAGGGATGGGACTTGGGTTGACGATAACGAAAAAAATCATCGAAGAACATCAAGGAACTATTCATATCGATAGCAAGGAAGGAAAAGGTACAACTGTCACTATTGATCTTCCAACACAATAA